From Apis cerana isolate GH-2021 unplaced genomic scaffold, AcerK_1.0 scaffold1_AcerK, whole genome shotgun sequence, a single genomic window includes:
- the LOC133667672 gene encoding uncharacterized protein LOC133667672, whose amino-acid sequence MIGRADIEGSKSDVAMNAWPPQASYPCVSMRTEHRDQASFCPFALREVSVLAELALGHLRYSLTDVPPQSNSPPGSVLESDHAGVFLAIGREDLTPLLHAWL is encoded by the exons ATGATAGGAAGAGCCGACATCGAAGGATCAAAAAGCGACGTCGCTATGAACGCTTGGCCGCCACAAGCCAGTTATCCCTGTG TCTCTATGCGTACTGAACATCGAGATCAAGCCAGCTTTTGCCCTTTTGCTCTACGCGAGGTTTCTGTCCTCGCTGAGCTGGCCTTAGGACACCTGCGTTATTCTTTGACAGATGTACCGCCCCAGTCAAACTCCCCGCCTGGCAGTGTCCTCGAATCGGATCACGCGGGAGTATTTTTGGCGATCGGCCGCGAAGACCTCACACCACTCTTACACGCTTGGCTCTAG